A portion of the Chiloscyllium punctatum isolate Juve2018m chromosome 5, sChiPun1.3, whole genome shotgun sequence genome contains these proteins:
- the LOC140476771 gene encoding probable G-protein coupled receptor 141, whose protein sequence is MSNSNSSDNQVNHNSHERHQSVLIALYSIVFVGGVIGTSIMLCRILKNDKNSKSFIIINLLLAHVIFLITVPFRISYYAIKEWRFGLVFCKLVSAIMHIHMYLTFAFYVIIIITRLLNVFQKRVKREAYKPWKVLVFSVVLWLVVTVIILPVFLMKYGGSLEYDENHCFHFEISSETVKRINYILICITICTITILLIWQIGIMLNLAFKHGSLTCAHQIFRAQLKTLTFILIMFVFFVPYLGFRAYYIKESKNCSSIMYTLNEAGLSITGMSCFDLLIFWIWYSI, encoded by the coding sequence ATGTCTAATTCCAATTCTTCAGACAACCAAGTGAATCACAATTCACATGAACGGCACCAATCTGTTTTAATAGCATTGTACTCTATCGTGTTTGTGGGTGGAGTTATTGGAACCAGTATTATGTTATGTCGAATTCTGAAGAATGACAAGAATTCTAAGTCATTTATCATTATCAATCTCTTACTTGCACATGTGATTTTTCTTATAACTGTGCCATTTCGTATTTCTTACTATGCAATTAAAGAATGGAGGTTTGGGTTAGTTTTCTGTAAGTTAGTCAGTGCTATTATGCACATTCATATGTACTTAACTTTTGCATTTTATGTGATCATCATTATCACAAGACTTCTTAATGTCTTTCAAAAGAGAGTGAAACGAGAGGCTTACAAACCATGGAAAGTATTAGTGTTCAGTGTAGTTTTATGGCTTGTGGTGACTGTGATTATTCTTCCAGTATTTCTAATGAAATATGGTGGTAGTCTGGAATATGATGAAAATCATTGTTTTCACTTTGAAATTTCATCAGAAACTGTCAAGCGAATCAATTACATTTTAATTTGCATAACAATATGTACAATTACCATTTTGCTCATCTGGCAGATAGGTATAATGTTAAATCTGGCTTTCAAGCATGGCTCACTCACATGTGCGCATCAAATCTTTCGTGCCCAACTAAAGACATTAACATTTATACTGATAATGTTTGTGTTTTTTGTTCCTTATCTTGGATTCAGAGCATATTACATCAAGGAATCTAAGAATTGTTCATCAAttatgtatacacttaatgaagCAGGTTTATCCATTACAGGAATGAGTTGTTTTGATTTGTTAATTTTTTGGATATGGTATTCCATTTAA